From Vigna unguiculata cultivar IT97K-499-35 chromosome 5, ASM411807v1, whole genome shotgun sequence, the proteins below share one genomic window:
- the LOC114183971 gene encoding putative F-box/LRR-repeat protein At5g41630: protein MREEKEANTSDSDADMIAQLPDHILDNLLFFLPTADAAVMATVSKYWLNLWNSFITVHFSFNETTQGLQSLLPTFLPCVKDSLNFLGSPEENPVIHSFVLNMHFSKQRRQFHHTHNMLYISKISTCLDDWISLLLQNDVKHVKIRFSNMIYYVPPDIFWGTLFLTVHVEGCHIIGDPIFCTGNSSFNCLTELVLVSVQTCTYTVHKILSYSPLLEKVVLRNLSKMDYLVICNLPRLSHVEVEQALEHKIEIRAPNLSTLILKLYGSIEGFFSESFTGGVNFGSKKIAFEHAMLKTLKLCFTSCARVKVACSNLRTMSLSNEGSEIPLDVEVDAPKLEQLDYDGYVIPSFHGVTSLLKPIVTLKLILGGCPGLDVAARSCIEMFNQPTLHLIYIYRGFFKAQEILWPGQV from the exons AtgagagaagaaaaggaagCAAATACCAGTGACAGTGATGCTGATATGATAGCACAGTTGCCAGACCACATTTTGGATAACCTACTTTTCTTCTTACCAACTGCTGATGCTGCTGTCATGGCCACTGTCTCCAAGTATTGGCTTAACTTATGGAATTCATTCATCACAGTGCATTTTTCCTTCAATGAAACCACTCAGGGACTTCAAAGCCTTTTGCCAACCTTTTTGCCTTGTGTTAAAGATTCTCTGAACTTTCTGGGATCACCTGAAGAGAATCCAGTCATTCACAGCTTTGTATTGAACATGCATTTTTCCAAACAAAGACGACAATTTCATCACACGCATAATATGCTTTACATCTCCAAAATATCCACTTGTCTAGATGATTGGATCAGTTTACTGCTGCAAAATGATGTCAAGCATGTAAAAATCAGATTTTCAAACATGATATACTATGTGCCGCCAGATATCTTTTGGGGAACATTGTTTCTCACAGTGCATGTGGAGGGTTGTCATATCATAGGAGATCCTATATTTTGCACTGGTAATTCATCCTTTAATTGCCTCACAGAGTTGGTTTTAGTGAGTGTTCAAACTTGTACTTATACGGTTCATAAGATTCTATCTTACTCCCCCTTGCTTGAGAAAGTTGTTCTCAGAAATCTTAGTAAAATGGACTACCTTGTGATTTGCAACCTTCCCAGGCTTAGTCATGTTGAAGTTGAGCAAGCACTTGAGCACAAGATTGAGATTAGAGCACCAAATCTTAGTACTCTCATCTTAAAGTTGTATGGATCAATTGAAGGgtttttttctgaaagtttCACAGGGGGTGTCAACTTCGGATCAAAAAAAATTGCTTTTGAACATGCCATGTTGAAGACTTTGAAACTGTGTTTCACCTCATGTGCTAGGGTAAAGGTTGCTTGTTCTAATCTTAGAACTATGTCCTTGTCAAACGAGGGTTCTGAAATTCCACTGGATGTTGAGGTTGATGCTCCAAAACTTGAGCAGCTTGATTATGATGGTTATGTTATTCCATCTTTCCATGGTGTGACATCTCTTCTGAAGCCAATAGTCACACTGAAGCTAATTCTTGGAGGTTGCCCTGGTTTGGATGTTGCAGCCAGGAGTTGCATTGAGATGTTCAACCAACCAACACtgcatttaatttatatttatagaggG TTCTTCAAAGCACAGGAGATTCTGTGGCCAGGACAAGTATAA
- the LOC114183970 gene encoding phospholipase D alpha 4-like — translation MEEMSKFLIHGTIEATIFNATPYSPLFPFNCVHTKGKPAYVSIRIGKQKVARTTQERERVWNQTFQIQCAHPEDSTITITLKTSCFILGKFHMQAKRLKEESLINGVFPLLMENGKPNPQLKLRFMLWFKPAEMEPSWRKILSNGEFQGLRDATFPQRSNCEVKLYHDAHHSSTFNPPFDLCGAPMKLWEDVYKAIEGAKYLIYIAGWSLNPKMVLVRDPQTEIPHAREINLGELLKKKAEEGVAVRVMIWDDETSLPLIKNKGVMNTHDEEAFAYFKHTKVICRKCPRLHHKFPTLFAHHQKTITVDTRTPCSVHAREIMSFLGGLDLCGGRYDTEKHSLFQTLAEESDYHDFYQTNIAKASLKKGGPREPWHDAHACVIGEAAWDVLSNFEQRWTKQCDPSLLVPATTLENLIPTYSNTPTERNWKVQVYRSIDHVSASQLFRRLTVERSIQEAYVEAIRRADRFVYIENQYFVGGCHLWQEDRHSGCSNLIPVEIALKVVSKIKARERFAVYIVIPMWPEGVPESEPVQDILHWTRETMTMMYRLIGEAITESGEPGHPRDYLNFFCLANREKKEKEEFLPPLSPHPATQYWNAQKNRRFPIYVHSKVMIVDDIYILIGSANVNQRSMDGERDTEIAIGAYQFEDGVDHLINRGDIHAYRMSLWYEHTGSAEELFLEPESLACVQRMRSIGDDMWEMYSSEEIVDMEGVHLVRYPVKITQEGYVEDPDDGGDHFPDTKSPVRGKRSKFLNPVFTT, via the exons ATGGAGGAAATGTCTAAGTTCCTCATCCATGGAACAATTGAAGCTACCATCTTCAATGCCACACCTTACTCACCTTTGTTTCCCTTCAAT tGTGTACATACAAAAGGAAAGCCTGCATATGTGTCCATTAGGATAGGAAAACAGAAGGTGGCGAGAACGACACAAGAACGTGAACGTGTGTGGAACCAAACCTTTCAGATTCAGTGTGCTCATCCAGAAGATTCAACTATCACCATTACGCTGAAGACATCATGCTTCATTTTGGGGAAATTCCACATGCAGGCCAAGCGGTTGAAGGAAGAGAGTTTGATCAATGGAGTATTCCCTCTCCTCATGGAAAATGGAAAACCAAATCCACAACTAAAGTTAAGATTTATGTTGTGGTTCAAGCCAGCAGAAATGGAACCAAGTTGGAGAAAGATACTAAGCAATGGGGAGTTTCAAGGGCTTAGGGATGCTACTTTCCCTCAAAGGTCCAACTGCGAGGTTAAACTCTATCATGATGCTCACCATTCATCTACCTTCAACCCTCCTTTTGACCTTTGTGGCGCTCCAATGAAGCTGTGGGAAGATGTCTATAAAGCCATTGAAGGTGCAAAATACTTGATTTATATTGCAGGCTGGTCTTTAAATCCCAAGATGGTTCTG GTTAGAGATCCTCAAACAGAAATCCCTCATGCTAGGGAGATAAATCTGGGTGAGTTATTGAAGAAGAAAGCAGAAGAAGGAGTGGCTGTGAGGGTTATGATTTGGGATGACGAAACATCTTTGCCTTTGATTAAGAACAAAGGTGTGATGAACACTCATGATGAGGAAGCTTTTGCATACTTCAAACACACTAAGGTAATATGCAGAAAGTGTCCCAGGTTACACCACAAGTTCCCCACACTCTTTGCTCACCATCAGAAGACCATAACTGTGGACACCAGAACACCCTGCTCTGTTCATGCCAGAGAAATTATGAGCTTTTTGGGTGGTTTAGATTTGTGTGGTGGCCGCTATGACACAGAAAAACACTCACTGTTTCAGACACTTGCTGAGGAATCCGATTACCATGACTTCTACCAAACAAACATTGCAAAAGCTAGCCTCAAGAAAGGAGGACCAAGAGAGCCTTGGCATGATGCTCATGCTTGTGTTATTGGTGAGGCTGCATGGGATGTGTTAAGCAATTTTGAGCAAAGATGGACAAAGCAGTGCGATCCTTCTCTTCTAGTTCCTGCCACCACTTTAGAAAATCTCATTCCCACATACTCAAACACTCCAACAGAAAGGAATTGGAAAGTCCAAGTATATAGGTCAATTGACCATGTATCTGCTAGCCAGTTGTTTAGAAGGTTAACTGTGGAGAGAAGCATCCAAGAAGCTTATGTTGAAGCTATTAGGCGTGCTGATAGGTTTGTATACATTGAAAACCAGTATTTTGTTGGAGGGTGTCACTTGTGGCAAGAAGATAGGCACAGTGGATGCAGCAATCTGATTCCGGTTGAGATTGCACTCAAGGTGGTTAGTAAGATCAAAGCAAGAGAGAGGTTTGCAGTGTACATAGTCATACCAATGTGGCCAGAAGGAGTGCCTGAAAGTGAACCAGTTCAAGATATACTTCACTGGACCAGAGAAACAATGACAATGATGTATCGGTTGATTGGAGAAGCAATAACAGAAAGTGGAGAACCAGGGCATCCAAGAGATTACTTGAATTTCTTCTGCCTTGCAAATAGggaaaagaaggaaaaggagGAGTTTCTTCCACCACTTTCTCCTCATCCTGCAACACAATACTGGAATGCACAAAAGAATAGGAGGTTCCCCATTTATGTTCACTCAAAGGTGATGATAG TGGACGACATATACATACTAATAGGATCAGCCAATGTGAACCAACGATCCATGGATGGAGAAAGGGACACTGAGATTGCCATAGGGGCATACCAGTTTGAAGATGGAGTTGATCACCTCATAAACCGTGGTGATATTCATGCCTACAGAATGTCACTGTGGTATGAGCACACAGGAAGTGCTGAGGAACTGTTCTTAGAGCCAGAAAGTTTGGCATGTGTGCAGAGAATGAGGTCAATAGGGGATGACATGTGGGAAATGTACAGCAGTGAAGAAATTGTGGACATGGAAGGTGTGCACCTTGTAAGGTACCCTGTGAAAATAACTCAAGAAGGGTATGTGGAGGACCCAGATGATGGTGGTGATCATTTTCCTGATACAAAATCTCCTGTGAGGGGGAAGAGATCAAAATTCTTAAACCCTGTCTTTACCACTTAA
- the LOC114183649 gene encoding PRA1 family protein F3-like has product MTNYGTIPTSSSPSTNLEFISRAKQRVKEGLATRRPWKVMFDFHSFALPAGFSDAVRRVRENVGYFQMNYAIVVLIVLFLSLLWHPISLIVFVVLVAAWLFLYFLRDEPLVVFGRMISDRVVLIVMAVLTIALLLLTGAVPNILLALLIGAVLVVAHAAFRRTDDLFYDEEEATARFVPPPHPGAPLS; this is encoded by the coding sequence ATGACCAACTACGGCACAATCCCAACTTCCTCTTCACCTTCCACCAACCTCGAGTTCATCTCACGCGCCAAGCAGCGGGTCAAGGAAGGGCTTGCCACGCGCCGACCATGGAAGGTCATGTTCGACTTCCACTCCTTCGCCCTTCCGGCAGGTTTCTCCGACGCCGTGAGGCGCGTGCGGGAGAACGTCGGCTACTTCCAGATGAACTACGCCATCGTGGTGCTCATCGTGCTCTTCCTCAGTCTCCTCTGGCATCCAATATCGCTGATCGTGTTCGTGGTGCTCGTGGCGGCGTGGCTCTTCCTTTACTTCCTCCGCGACGAGCCGCTCGTCGTCTTCGGCCGGATGATCAGCGACCGCGTCGTGCTCATCGTCATGGCGGTGCTGACCATCGCCCTCCTCCTCCTCACCGGCGCTGTCCCTAACATCCTGTTGGCGCTCCTCATCGGAGCCGTCTTGGTGGTGGCGCACGCCGCCTTCAGAAGAACCGATGATCTGTTCTACGACGAAGAAGAGGCCACTGCCCGCTTCGTTCCTCCTCCTCATCCCGGTGCTCCTCTTTCTTGA